GAGGCGCTGAACCGCATCGCCGCCGAAGGCTTCCTGGTGGCCACCCACCACCGCGGCTATACCGTGCGGGCGCTGGACGCCCAGCAACTGATGGCCCTGTACGAATACCGGGCCACGGTCGAACTGGGGGTGGTGCGGCTGGTGTGCGCGCGCGCGTCCGACCAGGCGCTGGCCGAACTGGCCCGCTACGTCGAGGGCAGCCGCGACGAAGTCGAAACCGACGCGCAGGCGCTGCGCCTGCTGTCGCGCGACGAGGCGTTCCACGAGCACCTGGCCGCCCTGGCAGGCAACCCCGAATTCCTGCGCTCGGTGCGCTCGCTGAACGAGCGCATCCGCTTTCCGCGCTGGATCGACCTGAAAGCCCGCCGCAGCCAGACGCGCAACGACCACCCCGACATCGTGCGCGCCCTGCAGGCGCGCGATGTGGCCACGGTACAGGCGCTGATGAGCCAGCATATAGACAAGCACCTGGACCACGTCGTCGAGCTGGCGCGCGCCGGCTTTGCCGAGATCTACATGGGCAACGCGCTGGCCGACTATGCCGAATCGCGCTTCATTCAGGCCAGCAACGAATCGGCCGCTGCCGCGCCCTGATCCTTTTCCGTCGAACCCTTACCCAGGATTCCCCTCCGCCATGAAAGCTATTTTTGTTGATGCCAATCCCACCCTGTCGGCCGTGGCCGAGCGGCTGCACCGCGCCGGCGACCTGCCGCTGACCATCAACCGCCAGCCCGACATCACCTCCGACCAGCTGCCGGGGGTGCTGGGCGATGCCGAGATTGCCATCATCGACCATACCCACCTGCCCACCGACATCGCGCGCCAGTGCGCCGGCCTGAAGCACGTGGTGTTCCTGGGCACCGGCCCGCGCTCTTATATGAACCCGGAAGAGCTGGCCGAGGCCGGCATCCAGGTGCACATCATCAAGGGCTACGGCGACACGGCGGTGGCCGAATGCGCCTACGCCCTGATGTGGGCGGCGGCCCGCGGCTTCGGCCGCATGGACCGCGGCATGCGGGCCGGCAACTGGCTGCGTTCCGACGCCGTGCAGCTTACCGGCAAGACGCTGGGGCTGGTGGGCTTCGGCGGCATCGCGGCCGAAGTGGCGCGGCTGGCGGGCGGCGCCGGCATGGACGTCATTGCCTGGAACCGCAGCCCCAAGTCGCATCCGGGCGTGCGCTTCGTCGAGCTCGATGAACTGCTGGCGGCCAGCCACGTGGTGTCGATGCACCTGCTGCTGACCGACGAAACGCGCGGCATCATTTCGCGCGAGCGCATCGCGCGCATGCGCGACGGCGCCATCCTGGTCAATACCGCGCGCGGCGCGCTGGTCGACGAAGACGCCATGATCCAGGCGCTGGAGTCGGGCAAGCTGGGCCATGCCGGCCTGGATGTGTACGTAACCGAGCCCATGCCCGCGGGCCACCCCCTGACCCGGCTGGACAACGTGACGCTGTCGGCGCATTCGGCCTTCCGCACGCCCGAGGCCAGCGACAACCTGATCCAGGCGGCGCTGAACCACTGCCGCCGCATCTCGGGCCAGGGAGAACAGCAATGACCGCCATCACCCGGCTGGACCAGAACGCCCGCCGTTCGCGCGCGGTCATCCATAACGGCACCGTGTACCTGGCCGGCCACACGGCCGACGACCGCGGCGCCGACGCGGCCGGCCAGACGCGCCAGGTGCTGGCCAAGATCGACGAGATGCTGGCCGCCGCCGGCACCGACAAGTCCAAGGCGCTGAACGTCACCATCTGGCTGCAGCGCATGGCCGACTTCCAGGCCATGAACGAGGTTTACGATGCATGGATCGCGCCGGGCCAGGCGCCGGCGCGCTGTTGCGGCGCCATCGAGCTGGCGGCGCCCGACATCCTGGTCGAGATCATGGTCACGGCCGCGCTGTAGGCGCGGCGGTTTTTCACACGGATCAAACAAGCATGTCCAACGATCTTTCACAGGTGCCCGCTTTCCGGCGGGCCGGCCGCATCGCCAGCATCGCGGTGTCCGAGATTCTGCGCATCGGCGCGAGCGCCGCGCAGCTCAAGCGCGAAGGGCGCGATGTCATCGTGCTGGGCGCGGGCGAGCCCGACTTCGACACGCCCGACAACGTCAAGGAAGCCGCCATCCGCGCGGTGCGCGCCGGCGACACCAAGTACACGCTGCTGGACGGCACCCTGGCGCTGAAGGCCGCCATCGCGCGCAAGTTCGAGCGCGACAACGGCCTGTCGTACGGCCTGGACGAAATCACGGTGGGGGCCGGCGCCAAGCAGGTCATCCACAATGCGCTGATGGCCACGCTGGATGACGGCGACGAAGTCGTGGTCGGCGTGCCTTACTGGACCTCGTACGCCGACATGATCGCCATTGCCGGCGGCAAGACGGTCGA
This genomic window from Bordetella petrii contains:
- a CDS encoding GntR family transcriptional regulator, which translates into the protein MNSALSDTPAAPSHVYDRIKAMATTFRLRPGERVNELELARQLGVSRTPVREALNRIAAEGFLVATHHRGYTVRALDAQQLMALYEYRATVELGVVRLVCARASDQALAELARYVEGSRDEVETDAQALRLLSRDEAFHEHLAALAGNPEFLRSVRSLNERIRFPRWIDLKARRSQTRNDHPDIVRALQARDVATVQALMSQHIDKHLDHVVELARAGFAEIYMGNALADYAESRFIQASNESAAAAP
- a CDS encoding NAD(P)-dependent oxidoreductase, producing the protein MKAIFVDANPTLSAVAERLHRAGDLPLTINRQPDITSDQLPGVLGDAEIAIIDHTHLPTDIARQCAGLKHVVFLGTGPRSYMNPEELAEAGIQVHIIKGYGDTAVAECAYALMWAAARGFGRMDRGMRAGNWLRSDAVQLTGKTLGLVGFGGIAAEVARLAGGAGMDVIAWNRSPKSHPGVRFVELDELLAASHVVSMHLLLTDETRGIISRERIARMRDGAILVNTARGALVDEDAMIQALESGKLGHAGLDVYVTEPMPAGHPLTRLDNVTLSAHSAFRTPEASDNLIQAALNHCRRISGQGEQQ
- a CDS encoding RidA family protein, with the protein product MTAITRLDQNARRSRAVIHNGTVYLAGHTADDRGADAAGQTRQVLAKIDEMLAAAGTDKSKALNVTIWLQRMADFQAMNEVYDAWIAPGQAPARCCGAIELAAPDILVEIMVTAAL